TGGTCGCTGATGGGTGACGCCATTTCACACGCAGTGCTGCCCGGCATCGTGCTGGCCTACATTGTCGGCGCGCCCCTGGCCGCCGGTGCGTTCGCGGCGGGCATGGCATGTGCGATGGCAACCGGATTCCTGGACCGTAATTCCAGAATAAAGCAAGATACCGTAATGGGGGTGGTGTTCTCCGGCATGTTCGGCCTCGGCCTGGTGATGTATGTCGCCATACAGACCGAGGTACATCTCGACCATATTCTGTTCGGCAACATTCTCGGACTGACCTGGGGCGATGTTACGGAAACAGCCGTCATCTCGATCATTTGCAGCCTGGGCATGGCGATCTGGCGCAAGGACCTGCTGCTGCATGCGTTTGACGCACAGCACGCTCGTGCCATCGGGCTGAAAGTCCAGCTTTTGCATTACGGGCTGCTGGCCGCCATCTCGCTGGCCATCGTCGGCGCGCTGAAAGCGTCCGGGATCATACTGGCGATTGCGTTGCTGATCGCGCCGGGAGCGATCGCATTTCTTGTCACGCGGCGGTTTGAAACCATGCTGGGCGTCGCCGTCGCGGTCGCGGTCGGCTCAAGCCTTGCCGGTGTGTTTGCCAGTTTTCATCTGGATTCAGCCCCTGCGCCGACCATCGTACTGGTCATGACCGGCCTGTTCATCGCCGCCTTCATCCGCCAGCAGATGCGCTTTGCAAAGCTCAGTCGGCAGCCACGCCAGAGTTCTGACCCTACGCCTTCGTGATGGAGTTGGCGTAGTCGATACGCGCCTGCACTTCCACCGCGGCAACAGCCGATACATTGACCACCGACCTGGTGGTGGCGGCCGGCACCAGCACATGGGCGGTTGCCGCGGCGCCCACCAGGATCGGGCCGATCGGTGTGCCGGCGCCGAGCTCCATGACCAGCTGGTAAGCCAGGTTGGCCGCGTCGGAGTTCGGGAACATGAACACATTGGCCTCGCCTGTCAGGGTGGATCCCGGGAACAGCCGCTGGCGCAAATCTTCGTTCAGCGCCGTGTTGCCATGCATCTCGCCATCAAACTCAAAGTCGGTGCCCTGCTCATGCAGCAGGTCGGCAGTGTCACGCATCAGCTGGATCTCTGCCGACTCGGCGGAGCCAAAGCTGGAATTGGCCAACAAGGCCACTTTGGGCTCGACGCCAAAGCGCTTGATGATGCCTGACACCCGCCGGGTCAGTTGCGCCATCTCCGCGGGCGAGCGCTCGACATTGCCGTAGGTATCGGCAAAGAAGTAGACGCCGCGATCCAGAATGCAGCCCGATATGGCAGCAAAATCACCGGTCCGTGGTCCCATGCCGATAATCCGGCGGATGTGGTCGAGATGGCTGTAAAACCGTCCTTCGAGTCCACAGATCATCGCGTCGGCGTCGCCGCGCTGAATGGCGAGTGCCGCGATCACGGTTGAATTGGTCCGCACCAGTGTCCTGGCGGCATTCAGCGGTACGCCCTTGCGGCCGGCGATTTCAACCAATGTGTTGACGTAATCCAGATAGCGCGGGTCCGATTCCGGGTTGATGACCTCGACATCCTTTCCGGCCTTGAGATGAAGCCCGAAAGAGGCAGCCCTGCGCTCGATCACGTCAGGCCGGCCAATCAGGATCGGAATGGCCCAGCCGTCTGTCTTGGCCAGGGATGCAGCACGCATGGCACGCTCATCTTCACCTTCGGCGTAGATGATGCGCTTGGGGTTCTGCTTGGCAGCGGCAAACACCGGACGCATGATCATGCCGGAGCGGAATACGAAGCGTGTCAGGTGTTCGACGTAAGCGTCGAAATCCTCAATCGGCCTTGTCGCCACGCCTGTCTCCATGGCCGCCTTTGCAACGGCAGGTGCGATGCGCAATATCAGGCGCTGGTCAAACGGGTTGGGAATCAGGCTGTCTGTGCCGAACGAAGAGACGCCACCTTCATAGGCACGTGCGGCGAGCTCGGAAACCGCTTCGTGGGCAAGGGCGGCAATAGCATGGGTTGCCGCAATCTTCATTTCCTCATTGATCGCCGTCGCACCGACATCCAGGGCACCGCGAAAGATATACGGGAAGCACAGAACATTGTTTACCTGATTGGGGAAATCAGACCGGCCGGTGCAGATCATGGCATCAGGTTTGACCTTGCGGGCTTCATCGGGGTGAATTTCCGGATTGGGATTGGCCAGCGCCATGATGAGCGGCTTGTCGCCCATCTTTTCGACCATCGCCGGTTTCAGTACACCGCCTGCGGACAGCCCCAGGAACACGTCAGCCCCTTCAATGATATCGCCGAGGGTGCGGGCTTCGGTCTTCTTGGCGTAAGGCGCCATCCACTGGTTGATGCCGTCGCGGCCTTCATAGGCCACGCCGTCAATGTCTGAAATCCAGATGTTTTCCGGTTTTGCCCCCATGCCGACAACCAGGTTGAGGCAGGCCAGCGCTGCAGCACCTGCGCCGGAGGTCACAATCTTGCTGTCTTCCAGTTTCTTGCCGGCAATCTCCAGCCCGTTTACGATCGCAGCGGCGACAATGATTGCCGTGCCGTGCTGGTCGTCGTGAAACACCGGTATGTTCATGCGCTGCTTGAGCTCGTCTTCGATAATGAAGCATTCCGGCGCCTTGATATCCTCCAGATTGATGCCCCCGAAGGTCGGTTCCAGTGCCGCGACAGTATTCACGAAGAGGTCGGAATCCTTGGCATCAAGCTCCAGATCAAATACGTCGATGTCGGCAAATTTCTTGAACAGGACCGCCTTGCCTTCCATCACCGGCTTGGACGCCAGCGGACCGATATCGCCAAGCCCCAAAACGGCGGTGCCGTTGGTGATCACCGCAACCATATTGCCGCGCGCCGTCAGCGAATGCGCTTCAGCGGGCTTGTCATGAATCTCCATGCACGCAGCCGCCACACCGGGTGAATAGGCCAGCGCCAGATCGCGCTGGTTGGACAAGGGTTTGGTGGCCTTGATCTCCAGTTTTCCCGGTTTCGGGTTGCGATGGTAGTGCAGCGCGTTTTCGCGCAGCTCGTCGGTTACAATGCGTGGCATGGAGGCGTTTCTTCCGGGTTGTTCATGTCCTGGCGGATCTTGTTATGGCTCCAAGCCTATAGCAGCGTAAGAAGACATTCCACAGTATAGATTGCTGCGAACCGAAGGTGTCACACAGCACAATACTCAGGACATGGAGCCGGGATCATGCAAACCGTGTTTGCAGGGAGGTCACCTTCGGCCGGCGTTCACTCTTTCGGCAAGGACAACCGCACATGCAGTTCCCGCAACTGGCGCGGTTCTGCTTCGGACGGCGCGCCCATGAGCAGGTCGGAGGCCTGCTGGTTCATCGGGAACAGGGTGATCTCGCGCAGGTTTCGCGTACCGCACAGCAGCATCACAACCCGGTCGACACCAGCCGCCATGCCGCCATGGGGCGGTGCGCCATACTGGAACGCCCGGTAAAGGCCGCCGAAGCGTTCCTCGACCACGTCCTTTGGCAATCCGGCAATCTCGAACGCCTTGACCATGGTCTCCGGCTTGTGATTTCGGATACCGCCCGAGGCGATCTCGAAACCGTTGCACACCAGGTCATACTGGTAGGCCTTGATGGTCAGCGGGTCCTGGTTCTCCAGCGCATCCATCTCGCCCTGCGGCATCGAGAACGGGTTGTGCGAAAAATCGACCTTCTTTTCTTCCTCATTGAATTCGTAAAACGGGAAGTCGACGATCCAGGCCAGTTCGAAACGGTCTTCATCGATCAGCTTAAGTTCCGCCCCTGCCCGGTCACGCGCAGCGCCTGCGAAGCTGGCAAACTTTTCCGGCAGGCCGGCAACAAAGAAACAGGCATCACCGTCATCCAGGCCCATCTGGGTGCGAATGGCATCAGTCCGCTCTGGTCCGATGTTCTTGGCCAACGGCCCCGCCCCTTCAAGGTTTTCACCTTCGCCGCGCCAGAAAATATAGCCCAGGCCGGGCTGGCCTTCGCCTTGCGCCCACGAGTTCATCCGGTCGCAGAAGGCGCGCGAGCCGCCGGTCTTTGCCGGGATCGCCCAGATTTCGACCTTCGGATCAGACGCGATCATGCCGGCAAACACCTTGAAACCAGAGCCGGCAAAGTGTTCGGTCACCGCCTGCATTTCAATCGGGTTGCGCAGGTCCGGCTTGTCGGAACCATACTTGCGGATGGCATCGGCATAGGCAATGCGCGGGAAGCTTTCGGTCACCGGCTTGCCGTCGGCAAATGCCTCGAACACGTTGCGCATCACCGGTTCAACAGTACTCAGTACATCGTCCTGGGTCACGAAGCTCATCTCAAGGTCGAGCTGGTAGAACTCACCGGGCAACCGGTCGGCGCGCGGGTCTTCATCGCGGAAGCACGGCGCAATCTGAAAGTACTTGTCGAAACCCGACACCATCAGCAACTGCTTGTACTGCTGCGGCGCCTGCGGCAGCGCATAGAACTGGCCCGGGTGGATCCGGCTCGGCACCAGGAAGTCGCGCGCGCCCTCAGGCGACGATGCAGTCAGGATGGGCGTCGAAAACTCGTTGAAGCCGGCACCGGCCATTTCAGCCCGCATCTTGGCGATGATGGCTGACCGTTTCATGATGTTGGCATGCAGCGTCTCACGGCGCAGGTCGAGGAAACGGTATTTCAGCCGGATATCTTCGGGATAGTCAGGCTCGCCGAACACCGGCAGCGGCAACTCCGATGCTTTCGACAGCACCTCGATTTCGCGTGCGAACACCTCCACTTCTCCGGTCGGCAGGTTGGTGTTGACGGTTTCTTCCGAGCGCGCCTTGACTTCTCCGTCGACACGGATGACCCACTCACCGCGCACGGCTTCAGCAGTCTTGAAGGCGGGTGAGTCCGGGTCAGCCACGACCTGGGTCATGCCGTAGTGGTCGCGCAGGTCGATGAACAGCAAACCGCCATGGTCGCGCACACGGTGAACCCAGCCTGAAAGGCGTGCGGTTTCACCTACATTGGTCTTGGAAAGCTGGGCGCAGGAATGGCTGCGATAGGCGTGCATGGGTAACCCTCTTGGCAAACACGGAACTTGTGCGTTGGAATGCGCGGGAAAAGCGCACGAGGCAGCCTATTTGTCAAGGTTTTGGCTTGAGAACCCGAGGACAGAAGTCTAGGACAGATGTACGCACTGATTTTGCTTCGCGCGGACGCACGTCGATGAATTTCCTGCTTCCCCTGTCTCCCCTGCTCGCCGCCGCCGGCATCCTGCTTGCCGGCAACGGATTGCAAGGCACGCTGATTGCCCTGCGTTCTGCTCACGAAGGGTTCGATCCGTCGCTGATCGGGCTCATGGGGACCGGCTATTATGCAGGGTTCATGTTGTCATGCCTGTTTACCGCAAGGCTGATCCGCGCAGTAGGCCATATTCGCGTGTTCTCCGGACTGGCCGCCATAGCGGCATCGGCATCGCTGACCATGGTTTTGTGGCTTGACCCCGTTGCGTGGATTGGCCTGCGCTTCATTTCCGGCTTCTGCTTTGCCGGCCTGTTCATGGTCATCGAGAGCTGGCTCAATGCGTCCGTTGACAATGCCCATCGCGCCAGCACCTTGTCGGTTTACAGGCTGGTGGACCTTGCGGCGGTTACCGGATCGCAGTTCCTGCTGCCGGTGTTCGGTGCGTACGGCTTCGCCATTTTCGCCATCGCGGCGATCATGACCTGCCTGTCGCTGGTACCGATATCCCTGATGGACAGGACCGCCCCGAAACCGCCTGACGAGTTCCGGTTTTCCATCGCCAGCATCTGGGCCGTGTCACCGCTGGCCTGTTTCGGCTGCATCACCATCGGCATGACCAATTCGACCTTCCGGCTGATGGGGCCGATCTATGCATCAGACATCGGTTTTGACACGACCGGCGTTGCTACTTTCATGAGTGCAGGCATCATTGGCGGGGCGGTTTTGCAGTTGCCGCTCGGCTGGCTGTCGGACCGGCTCGACCGGCGCTGGGTCCTGATCATTGCCACACTGGGCGCTGCTGCTGCAGGCTTCGTATTGTCCTATGCAGCCGGGACATCACATTCGATGGCCCTGACCGGCATCTTCATGTTCGGCGCCTTTGCCCTGCCGCTGTACTCCTTGTCGGCAGCGCATGCCAATGACCGGGCAAAACGGGGACAGTATGTCATCGTGGCCGCCGGGTTGAGTTTCTTCTTTTCGCTGGGCGCGATGATCGGGCCGTTTGTGGCCGCACAGGTGCTGTTAATCTTCGGACCGGACTTCTTCTTCACCTACACCAGCATCGTGCACCTGAGCCTGGTAGCCGTAACCCTGTGGAGAATGACAGTGCGCCGGACACCTGACATGAAGGCGAAAAAACGCTATGCGACGCTGCTCAGAACCTCTCCGGTGATGTATCGCCTGGCCCACAAGGCCGCCAACAAAGGCCAACGCAAGAGCGATTGACGGTGTTTTCAACCATAGATTGAAGCGATGCGCTTGATTTGCGGCCAACATTCTGGCTTTGTCCCTGCCCATGCAAATAATTACCACCACCGACGACCTCGCCCGCCTCTGTAAAACGCTTTCCTCAGACGCTTATGTGACTGTTGATACCGAGTTCATGCGCGAGCACACGTT
The Anderseniella sp. Alg231-50 DNA segment above includes these coding regions:
- a CDS encoding MFS transporter; amino-acid sequence: MNFLLPLSPLLAAAGILLAGNGLQGTLIALRSAHEGFDPSLIGLMGTGYYAGFMLSCLFTARLIRAVGHIRVFSGLAAIAASASLTMVLWLDPVAWIGLRFISGFCFAGLFMVIESWLNASVDNAHRASTLSVYRLVDLAAVTGSQFLLPVFGAYGFAIFAIAAIMTCLSLVPISLMDRTAPKPPDEFRFSIASIWAVSPLACFGCITIGMTNSTFRLMGPIYASDIGFDTTGVATFMSAGIIGGAVLQLPLGWLSDRLDRRWVLIIATLGAAAAGFVLSYAAGTSHSMALTGIFMFGAFALPLYSLSAAHANDRAKRGQYVIVAAGLSFFFSLGAMIGPFVAAQVLLIFGPDFFFTYTSIVHLSLVAVTLWRMTVRRTPDMKAKKRYATLLRTSPVMYRLAHKAANKGQRKSD
- a CDS encoding iron chelate uptake ABC transporter family permease subunit gives rise to the protein MSPVLDWFMQPFAFEFMQKAFIITFLLSVPMAVLSCFLVLKGWSLMGDAISHAVLPGIVLAYIVGAPLAAGAFAAGMACAMATGFLDRNSRIKQDTVMGVVFSGMFGLGLVMYVAIQTEVHLDHILFGNILGLTWGDVTETAVISIICSLGMAIWRKDLLLHAFDAQHARAIGLKVQLLHYGLLAAISLAIVGALKASGIILAIALLIAPGAIAFLVTRRFETMLGVAVAVAVGSSLAGVFASFHLDSAPAPTIVLVMTGLFIAAFIRQQMRFAKLSRQPRQSSDPTPS
- the aspS gene encoding aspartate--tRNA ligase; this translates as MHAYRSHSCAQLSKTNVGETARLSGWVHRVRDHGGLLFIDLRDHYGMTQVVADPDSPAFKTAEAVRGEWVIRVDGEVKARSEETVNTNLPTGEVEVFAREIEVLSKASELPLPVFGEPDYPEDIRLKYRFLDLRRETLHANIMKRSAIIAKMRAEMAGAGFNEFSTPILTASSPEGARDFLVPSRIHPGQFYALPQAPQQYKQLLMVSGFDKYFQIAPCFRDEDPRADRLPGEFYQLDLEMSFVTQDDVLSTVEPVMRNVFEAFADGKPVTESFPRIAYADAIRKYGSDKPDLRNPIEMQAVTEHFAGSGFKVFAGMIASDPKVEIWAIPAKTGGSRAFCDRMNSWAQGEGQPGLGYIFWRGEGENLEGAGPLAKNIGPERTDAIRTQMGLDDGDACFFVAGLPEKFASFAGAARDRAGAELKLIDEDRFELAWIVDFPFYEFNEEEKKVDFSHNPFSMPQGEMDALENQDPLTIKAYQYDLVCNGFEIASGGIRNHKPETMVKAFEIAGLPKDVVEERFGGLYRAFQYGAPPHGGMAAGVDRVVMLLCGTRNLREITLFPMNQQASDLLMGAPSEAEPRQLRELHVRLSLPKE
- a CDS encoding phosphate acyltransferase translates to MPRIVTDELRENALHYHRNPKPGKLEIKATKPLSNQRDLALAYSPGVAAACMEIHDKPAEAHSLTARGNMVAVITNGTAVLGLGDIGPLASKPVMEGKAVLFKKFADIDVFDLELDAKDSDLFVNTVAALEPTFGGINLEDIKAPECFIIEDELKQRMNIPVFHDDQHGTAIIVAAAIVNGLEIAGKKLEDSKIVTSGAGAAALACLNLVVGMGAKPENIWISDIDGVAYEGRDGINQWMAPYAKKTEARTLGDIIEGADVFLGLSAGGVLKPAMVEKMGDKPLIMALANPNPEIHPDEARKVKPDAMICTGRSDFPNQVNNVLCFPYIFRGALDVGATAINEEMKIAATHAIAALAHEAVSELAARAYEGGVSSFGTDSLIPNPFDQRLILRIAPAVAKAAMETGVATRPIEDFDAYVEHLTRFVFRSGMIMRPVFAAAKQNPKRIIYAEGEDERAMRAASLAKTDGWAIPILIGRPDVIERRAASFGLHLKAGKDVEVINPESDPRYLDYVNTLVEIAGRKGVPLNAARTLVRTNSTVIAALAIQRGDADAMICGLEGRFYSHLDHIRRIIGMGPRTGDFAAISGCILDRGVYFFADTYGNVERSPAEMAQLTRRVSGIIKRFGVEPKVALLANSSFGSAESAEIQLMRDTADLLHEQGTDFEFDGEMHGNTALNEDLRQRLFPGSTLTGEANVFMFPNSDAANLAYQLVMELGAGTPIGPILVGAAATAHVLVPAATTRSVVNVSAVAAVEVQARIDYANSITKA